The genomic stretch GACCCACCGGCTCGTCGGCCGGGAAGCAGACACCGATCACGTCGGTCTCGCTCCACACCTCACGCACAAGATCGTTGAGCCGCTCGCCCAGCAGCGTGCGCGGCCGGTGCAGACCCGGGGTGTCGACCAGCACGAGCTGCGCGTTCTCGCGGTGCACGATGCCCCGGATGACGTGCCGGGTCGTCTGCGGCTTGTTCGACGTGATCGCGATCTTCTGCCCGATGATCGCGTTGGTCAGCGTGCTCTTACCGGCATTCGGCCGCCCGACAAAACACACAAAGCCAGCGCGATAAGTGTCATCGTGCGTGATGGGGCCTGCTTCTTTGTGACGGTGAGTGCGCGTCGACCGGTCACTCTGCGCGTTTCCCGCGCGCTTTTCGCCCGTACGCGGGGTGACTGCCCCGCCCATTTCCGGCTGCTGCGGACCTTTGGCGCGGGTCCGCGGCTTGCGCCCCGGCTCACCGCCCGCGAGACCGCCGGCTCGGCCGCGCTCCGACCGACCATCGGGGCCGCCACTGCCCTCGCGGCCACCAGCACCGCCTGCGGCACCACTTGCGGTGTCACTAGCTGCGCCACGCCCGCCGCCAGCACCGCCACGCCCGCCGCCGACGCCACGCCCGCCGCCGTTCCCGCCGTGCCCGCCGCCATGCCCGCCGGAGGAGCGTCGGCCGTCGGACGTGTTCTCCGCCCGCCGAGCAGCCCGCCGTTCCTGCCGCCGGAGTTCGTTACGCTCCCCAGCGGTGAGACGCCGCTCGCCTCCGGAGGAACCCGGCGAGCCAGAAGAACCTGAACCCGAGCGGGAGGACCCGGACGGAGCGGCACCGGGGTTCTTACGGTCGTCGGTCATGCCGCGCCGAACCCGAGGATCGTGTCATGACGCGAGGAGCAAACGGCGAGGGTCATGCGGTGACCGTGCCGCGGAGGGCGCCGGTGGGGCCGGCCACGTGGATCGGGGACGCGGGGGCCAGGTCGCGTACGGCGGCGTGACCCGCCTCTTCCAGCGACTCAGCCTCGGTGACGACCGCAGCCGCCTCGATCAGGGTGGCGCCCGCCGACGCCGCCGAGGCCACGGCGAGCTGCAGGGCCGTGACGGCCAGGCTGGGCAACGCCACCGTCGCCGCCGCGTACGTGCGGCCGTCCTGGTCGCGTACCGCTGCTCCCTCAGCCGCACCCACCCGGGCGCGTGCGCTCCGCGCCAGGGTGACCAGCTTGGCGTCCTCGGCACTCAAAGCCGGGGCCGCCGAGGCCGCGGAGGTGGTGGTGTCGGTCTCAGGCATCGGCGTGCTGTCTTTCCTCTGTCTCGGTGTCGTCGTTCGTCGTCTCGTCCTCCGCCACGGGCTCGACCCGGCGCACCAGCACCGAATCGATCCGGTTGCGGCGGCCGGTGGTGCCCTCGGCGACCAGGTGCAGGCCGCCCACGTCGACCTGCGCGCCGGGGATCGGAACCCGGCCCAGCGTCTGCGCGAGCAGGCCGCCGACCGTCTCGACCTCGTCGGCCGGCAGCTCCACCCCGAAGATCTCGCCGAGGTCCTCGATCGGCAGCCGGGCGGTGACCCGTACGGCGCCGTCCTCGAGGTGCTCGACCGGCGGGCGCTCGACGTCGTACTCGTCGGTGATCTCGCCGACGATCTCCTCGAGGATGTCCTCGATGGTGACCAGGCCGGCCGTGCCACCGTACTCGTCCACGACGATCACGACGTGGCTGCGGGCCGCCTGCATCTCGGAGAGCAGGTCGTCGACCGGCTTGGACTCGGGCACGAACGTCGCCGGGCGCATCAGGTCGGCCACCGCCTGCGCCGTCGACGCCGGGTCGCCGTTCTGCGTCCGGCGGACCACGTCCTTGAGGTAGAGCACGCCGAGCACGTCGTCGACGCTCTCGCCGATCACCGGGATGCGCGAGAAACCGGAACGCAGGAACAGGTAGAGCCCCTGCTGCAGCGTCTTGGGCGCCTCGATCCACACCATCTCGGTGCGCGGCACCATCACCTCGCGGGCGATCGTGTCACCCAGCGCGAACACTGAATGGATCATCTCGCGCTCGCCGTGCTCGACGACGCCGCGCTGCTCGGCCAGGTCGACCAGTTCCCGCAGCTCGACCTGGCTGCCGAACGGCCCCTCGGGGAACCCCTTGCCCGGGGTCACCGCGTTGCCGATCAGGATCAGCAGCGACGCGAGCGGGTTGAGCACCTTGCCCAGCCAGCGCACCAGCGGAGCAGACGCGCGGCCTACCGCGTACGCGTGCTGTCGCCCCACCGTACGGGGTGCGACCCCGACCACGACGAAGCTGACCACTGTCATCGTGCCGGCGGTGACCAGCGCCGCCGTCCAGCCGATGCCCCAGCTGTCCACGGCCACCAGCGCGACCAGAGTCGTGGCGGTGAGCTCGCACAGCAGGCGCAGCAGCAGAAGCAGGTTGAGGTGGCGCACCACATCGGAGGCGACCGCTGCCAGCGCCGACGCGCCACGCTCGCCCTCGCGGGCCATCTCGGACGCGCGCGCCGCCGAGACCGAGCCCAGGGCGGCGTCGGCCATCGAGGCCAAGCCGGCCAGGAAGACCAGCGCGACCGCAAAGATGATCAGTTGCACGTCGGGCAGGCCCGCCGAGGCGGTGCCTGCCGCAAGTAGATTGGGGTCCACGGCTAGCCGGCCCGTCCGGCCCGCCAGCTGTGGAGGAGCCTGTTCTGCAGGGCGAACATCTCGCGCTCCTCCTCCGGCTCGGCGTGGTCGTAACCGAGCAGGTGCAGCGCGCCGTGCACGGTCAGCAGATGCAGCTCGTCGGCGGCCGAGTGCCCCGCCGCGACGGCCTGTTTGGCGGCCACCTCGGGGGAGAGCACGATGTCGCCGAGCAGCGCCGGCTCCCCCGTGCCCGCCTCGCCCGGACCGTGGTCGACGCTGCCCTCGTCCATCGGGAACGCGAGCACGTCGGTCGGGCCGTCACCACCCATCCAGCGATGGTTGAGCTCGGCCATGTAGTCGATGTCGACGAGCAGGATCGACAGCTCGGCGAGGGGGTTGACCCCCATCTCGTCGAGGGCGTGCCGGGCCACCGCGAGGATCGCGTCGGTGTCGACCTCGACTCCCGACTCGTTGGCGATCTCGATGGACATAGCGGTGCGTTTACCCCTTGATTCAGCGCCTGCGCCCGGAGCGGCCACCACTGGCGGCGCGCCCGGGGACGGCGTGGACGGATTGTGTGGCGGCGCGCTCCTGCTCGTCGTCGTACCGCGCGTACGCGTCGACGATCTCGGCGACCAGCCGGTGGCGTACGACATCGGAGCTGGACAGCTCGGCGAAGTGCACGTCCTCGACATTCTGCAGGATCTCGCGGACGACCTTGAGACCGCTGGTCGTGCCGCCCGGCAGGTCGACCTGCGTGACGTCACCGGTGACCACGATCTTGGCCCCGAACCCGAGCCGGGTCAGGAACATCTTCATCTGCTCGGGAGTCGTGTTCTGCGCCTCGTCGAGAATGATGAACGCGTCGTTGAGGGTGTTGTGGGTGACGATCAGGTCGTCCGTGACGTACAGCGAGTCCTCGGCCGCGACCTGGATGCAGACGGTCTCGGTCTCGCCCTCGGGCTCGATGGTGTGGATGAACCGCATCGGCGTCCCGGCGCCGGCCAGGGCGTACGTCTCGCGCTTGCGCTCCAGCCGGAAGGGCTCCAGGGCCTCGGGCAGGCGGATGTCCAGCACATGAGCGTCGTGCCGATGGTCGACCGGCCGGCCCTTGGCCAGGCCCGGCTTGCGACCGGCCGCCGGCCTCGTCCGCTGAGTGACCGTGCCACCCAGCGAGCGCACCAGGAAGATCACGTCGTCCCTGAGCCGCCCGGAGCACGTCGTGTACTGCACTCGGCAGGTCCGGCCGGTCTGTGTGACCGGGCCGCCGCCGCTGTCGAGCAGGCCCTGCAGAACGGCGAGTCGCACCGCGGCGCTGTTCAGCAGGTAGCGCTCCGGCACGAACTTGGTGTGCGAACGGGTGCCGTCCAGCTCCAGCTCGCGGAGCACGGCCGTCACCGGGTTCGCCGTGATCACACCGCCGCGCCCGCCGCCGTCGGACCGGCGCAGGATGTAATCGATCTCGTTCTTGCGGAACAGCGTGATGCCGGGCAGGGCCGCGTCGAGCGCGTCGGCCAGTTCCGGGTCCTTGGCCGAGAACGACGGCGTGGTCGCCGTGGTCAGGCAGCCGTCACCGAGCAGCAGGCCCAAGGCGTACGGGTCCATCGGCACGTCCTGCGGGACGAACTCCACCGGCTGTACCAGCGGAAGTTCGTACCGGTGCACGTTGCCGCGACGCAGCTTGCCGATCATGTCCTGGGTCTGCAGCACCCGCGCGGGACGCCCCTTGCTGCGGTCGTCGACCGTGCGCACCGTCCACAGGTGCTCGCCGCACGCCAGCGTCGAGGCGCCGTCCTGGGTCGTCACCCGGTAGACCGGCTTACGGCCCTGGGGATAGACGCCGAGGACAGGGGTCGGCGTTCCGTCCGACCCGACGACAAGGTCACCGACCCGCAGGTCGCCGATCTGGCGCCAGCCGTCCGGGGTGAGCACCTTGGCCGTGAGCGGCTGCGCCCGGCCCCGCATGTAGGCCAGCGGGGCGACCTCGATGGTGCCGGCGGCCATCAGGCGGGGGATGGACTCGGGGTCCAGCATGTCGTGCAGCGCGTCGTAGAGCGGCCGCAGGTAAGGGTCGATCTTTTCGTTGAGGGTGCCGGGCAGGAAGCCCAGCCGCTCGCCGGCCTCGACCGCCGGGCGGGTCAGGATGATCCGGCTGACCTGCTTGGCCGTCAGCGCCTGGACGGCCTTGGCCATCGCGAGGTACGTCTTGCCGGTGCCGGCCGGGCCGATGCCGAAGACGATCGTGTTCTCGTCGATGGAGTCGACGTAACGCTTCTGACCCAGCGTCTTGGGCCGGATCGTCCTGCCCCGGCGGGACAGGATGTTGAGGGTGAGGACCTCGGCGGGCCGCTCGGAGGTCGCGTCCTCGAGCATCGTGGCGGTGCGGCGCACCGAGTCGACGCTGAGGGTCTCGCCCCGCTCGATGAGCTCGATCAGCTCGGAGAACAGGCGTTCGGCGGTGGCGTTCTCGGCGGGGTCACCGGTGATGGTGATCTCGTTGCCGCGGACGTGCACGTCACTGGCGAGAGTTCGCTCGATGAGCCGCAGGATCTCGTCCTTGGCACCCAGCAGGTTCACCATGATCTTCGGGTCGGAAACCGAGATCTTGGTCTGCACCCGCGCCGCGCCGCTGGAGCCCGCGCTGGAAGGGTTCGGCGTACCGGTCATAGGGCGGCCCTGGGGGCCTCCGCCACCTGCTCTCTCACTCTTCGTCGCCCACCAGGACGGCGTACTGAAGGATCGTGCCATCGTATCCGCTCGGCCGCCCCAACGCCGATGCCATTATCGCCGGAAATGGGACGGCCTCATTCACGGGTGATTCACTCGCCGCCGTCGGAGGCCGCGCCGCCGTCGAAGCCCTCCTGCCGGCGGGTGACGCGATAGGTGGCCCAGTGCATCCGTACGACCGTTCCCGAGTCGTCCCGGGTCAGCCGCAGCAGCTCGCCGGTCTCGCGCCCGCTGACCGTACGGAGCACGTCGGGTTGCCCCGGCAGCGGCGCGAAGACGGCCGGCGGGGAGTCCGGGGGCAGCTCGGTCAGGCGGGCCCGCAGGGCGCCGTCGTGCCACGAGAACACGAACGGGGTGCCTTCGCTGTACCAGTGGCCGAGGACCGACCGGTACTCGCGTGGGGCCGGGTCCGCGGCCTTCCACGGCTTGATGTCGGCCGGGTCCAGTTCCACGGCGAGTTTGAGCAGCTCGTGCACAACCTCGCCGATGACCCGGGAGGTGCCGGAGGAGCCGAGGACCGCGGCGCCGAGCCCGTCCGGGAGGTCGTCCCCGCCGCGCCGCCCGTACGCCGAGGCCAGGAACCCGGGCATCGCGCCGTCGTGCCCGACGTGGGTGACCCAGCGGCTCTGCGGCTCGACGATCAGGCCGAGCCCGAAACCGGTCTGCCAGACCGCCTCGTTGGTCACGGTGGCCGGGAAGCGCATCTCGTCGAGCGTCGAGGCGGCCAGCACCTTGCCGTCCGGGTCGGCCGTGGCCGGGTGGGCCAGGAACGACGCCCAGGTGGCCATGTCGCTCGCGGTGCTCCACAACTGCGCGGCCGGGGCGACGCCGCCGAGGTCGGTCTGCGGTTCGGGACGGGCCGCGTCGGAGAAGTCGTCGACCAGGTAGCCGACGGCGGCCTGCGGCGGCGGGTTCAGCGTGGTCGCGGTCAGCCCGAGCGGGCCCAGCACGCGTTCGGCGACGACCTCGGCCCAGGCGCCGCCGCGGAGTTTGGCGACGAGCTGGCCGAGCACGGCGAACCCGAGGTTGGAGTAGTGGTAGCGGCGGGCGTTGGGCAGCACGCGTTCGGCCCGGTCGAGCTGGGCCAGCACCTCGGTGGCGTCGGGCGCTTGCAGCGTGTCCCAGATGTCCCCGTACGGCTCCCTCTGGAACCCGGCCGTGTGTGACAGCAGCCGGCGGATCGTGGCGTCGCCGTGCGCCGGAACCGGCAGGTGCTTGCCGATCGGGTCGTCCAGGTCGAGCAGCCCGTCGTCGCGGCTCTGCAGCACGAGCACCGCGGTGAAGGTCTTGGTGATCGAGCCGATCCGGAACCGGGTGTCGGGGTTCAACGGGTGCTCGGGGTTGCCGGAGTCGCCGACGGTGAACACCCACGGCTCCCGGTCGGCCCGGCGCAGCGCGACGGAGAGGGCAGGGACGCGGCCGTCGGCCTGCGCTTTGCGGACAACCCGCTCGTAGCGGGCGGAGGCGGTCACCGGGCCGCCGGGGTCGGGCAGTGGTTCTCCATCCTGGCGATCTTAAGGTGGGAGCCGACAGGCCATAGGGATGGGAGCGCTTCCATGACGGATGTCGAGCATCTGCTCGCGCAGTTGAGCCTCGAGGAGAAGGTGTCATTGCTCGCCGGGCAGGACTTCTGGTCACTGCCGGCGATCGAGCGGATCGGGCTGCGCTCACTGGTGATGTCGGACGGGCCGATCGGCGTCCGCGGAGTCGGCTGGGCCCCCGACGACCCGTCCATCGCGCTGCCCAGCCCGACGGCGCTGGCCGCGGCCTGGGACGTCGAGCTGGCCGAACGGGCCGGTCGGCTGCTCGGGCAGGAGTCGCGCCGCAAGGGGGTGCACCTGCTGCTCGGGCCGACGGTGAACCTGCAACGGACCCCCCTGGGCGGCCGGCACTTCGAGTGCTACTCCGAGGACCCGCTGCTCAGCGGCGAGATCGCGGTCGGTTTCGTGCGCGGGGTGCAGCAGCACGGCGTCGGCACCACGGTCAAGCACCTGGTCGGCAACGACTTCGAGACCGATCGCATGGAGGTCGACGTCCGGATCCCGGAGCGGGCGCTGCGCGAGATCTACCTGGCCCCGTTCGAGCGGGTCGTCGAGTCGGGCGGCTGGGGCGTGATGAGCGCGTACAACGGGGTCAACGGGGCCTCGATGGCCCAGAACGGCCCGATCCAGGACGAGATCCTCAAGCAGGAGTGGGGCTTCGACGGGGTGGTGGTCTCGGACTGGCGGGCCGCGCGCTCGACGGTCGGGGCGGCGCTCGGCGGGCTCGACATCGCCATGCCGGCCCTGGAGAGCCCGTGGGGGGAAAAGCTTGTCTCCGCCGTACGGGGTGGAGAAGTGCCCGAGGAAGTGATCGACGACAAGGCCCGGCGGGTGCTGCGGCTGGCCCTGCGAGTCGGCGCGCTCGACGGCGGCCCGGTCGTGACACCCCCCGGCGACCTGGACGGTGACGCTGTCGCGCACGAGGTGGCGACCCGGTCGTTCGTGCTGGTACGCAACGAGAACTACACGCTCCCGCTCGAGCCGGCCGCGCTGACCAAGGTGGCCGTGATCGGCGCGCTCGCGACCGACGCCCGTGTGCTCGGCGGCGGCAGCGCCCAGGTGTCGCCGCCCCACATCGTCTCGCCGCTGGACGGCCTCAAGGACAAGCTGTCCGGTGTGGACGTCGAGTACGCCGTCGGCGCCGACCCCCGCCCGTTCCTGCCCGCCGCGCACGGACCCGGCTGGGAACCCACCACCGTCACCGTCGGCGCCCACTCGTTCCAGGTCGACCCGGCCGCGGTGCGCTGGATCGGCTCGCTGCCCGGCGGCCTCGACCCGGCCGACGTCGACGAGATCCGCCTCGAGACCACGTACACCCCGGCCGACGGCGGCGAGCACACGTTCGCGATCTCCGGATTCGGCACCTTCGAGCTGAAGATCAACGACCAGGTCCGGTACGAGGGGACGCTGCACCCGCCCGGCGCCACGCGCGCCGACCTGCTGCTGTCCCCGCGCGAGGAACGGGTCACGGTGACGCTCGAAGCCGGCGTGCCCGTCCCGGTCGTGCTGCGGCAGAGCATCGTGCGCGGCATGGCTCACACGGTGTCGGTCACGCTGGGCCACCGCGCGCCCGGCCCCGACGCCGACGGCCTGATCGAGGAAGCCGTACGGCTGGCGGCCGGCTCCGACGTGGCAGTGGTCGTCGTCGGCACCACCGAGCAGACCGAGTCCGAAGGCTTCGACCGTACGTCTCTCGCGCTGCCCGGCCGCCAGGACGAGCTGGTCTCCCGGGTGGCGGCGGCCAATCCCCGTACGGTCGTGGTGGTCAACGCCGGCTCCCCCGTGCTCATGCCGTGGGCCGACGAGGTCGCGGCGACGCTGCTCACCTGGTTCGGAGGACAGGAAGCGGGCGCGGCGCTGGCCGACGTGCTGCTCGGGGTGGCCGAACCCGGCGGGCGCCTGCCCACCACGTGGCCCCGCCGCGAGGAGGACTGCCCGGTCCTCGCCATCGAGCCGCGGGACGGCGTGGTGGCGTACGAGGAAGGGGTTTTCGTCGGTTATCGCGGCTGGCTGCGCTCGGGCGTCGCGCCGCTGTACGCGTTCGGGCACGGGCACGGCTACACGAGCTGGCAGTACGACGAGATCGTGGTCAACGGGACCGAGGCCGTGGTGACGCTGACCAACACGGGCGCGCGGGCCGGCCGCGAGGTGGTGCAGGTCTACGTCGGACCGTCGCCGGTGGACCCGTCGCGGCCGGAGCGCTGGCTGGCCGGGTTCGAGAACGTGGAGGCGCACCCGGGCGAAACGGTCACCGTGCGGGTGCCGTTGCCGGCTCGCACGTTCGAGGTGTGGGAGGACGGCGTCGGCTGGGCGCGACGTTCCGGTGAGTACCGCGTGACAGCGGCCCACGCGCTGGACGACCCGCGTTTGACGGCCACCCTGCGCATATAGAACTTGGACGATATCCACAGTTCCGGGTTGTCCACAGACCGGCGGCTCCCGTCCCTCCAAGTTCGCCCATTCTCGCGACAATGGCGGTGGGCGGGGGTCCCCCGGTAGGGCGGGCCCCGCGGTTTCGAGTCGGTCCAGAAGCACCGGCGTGTCGCTGCGGGGGCGTGGCGTCGCGGGCGCGAACCCCTCGCGGATCACGAGCGTGACTGCCAGGCCGACCAGAGCATGGCGTAACGCCCACCCGCAGCAACCAAGCCGTCGTGCGTGCCTTCCTCCACAACTTCCCCGTGTTCGAGCACCACGATCCGATCAGCCCCCGCCGCCTGCGTCAGCCGGTGCGCGACCAGCAGCGTCGTCCGCCCCTTGGTAGCCGCCAGGGCCGACTCCTCCAGTTCCCGCGCCCCCGCGCTGCCGGCCTCGGCGGTGGCCTCGTCGAGCACCGCCACGGCCGGGTCGAGCAGCACCAGCCGGGCCAGGGCGAGTTGCTGCGCCTGGGCCGCGGTCAGCGGATGACCGCCCTCGCCGACCACCGTGGCCAGGCCGGCGGGCAGCCCGCGGGCCCAGTCGAGCGCGCCCACCCGTTCCAGGGCCGCCTCCGCCGCTTCGATCGTGGCGTCGGGGTCGGCCAGGCGCAGGTCTTCGATGAGCGGGCCGGCGAACACGTGCGCCTCCTGGCTGATGATGGCCACGATCCCCGGTACGAGCTGGTCGACGGGCACCCCGCCGACGGTGGCCGTGCCGCTGCCGGGGCGCAGGAGCCCGGCCGCGATCGAGGCCACCGTGGTTTTGCCGGCGCCGGTGGAACCGACCAGCGCGACCCGCTCCCCCGGCGCGACCCGCAGGCTGATGCCGCGCAGCACAAGCGCCCGTTCGTCGTAGCCGAAGGTCACGTCGCGCAGGGTGAGGTCGGTGTCGGCGGGTGTGCGGGTCCCGGCCGGCGCCACCGCGAGCGTGCCCACCCCGACGAGGCGGGCCAGCCCGGCCCCGGCCGCCTGGATCTCGTCGAACGTGAACAGGATCATCGAGACCGGGTTGTACAGCCGGTGGAACAGCACCGCGGCCGCGGCCGTCTCCCCGACCGTGACGCCCCAGCCGGCCCGCACGTAGCAGAACCCGGCGACCAGGATCGTGGCCAGGCCCAGCAGTTCGGCCCGGCTGATCCGGCCGACGAACCTGGTGAACAGCGCGAACACGCCGACGGAGAGGTCGCGGGCGCGGGCGGAGGCGTCGTTGATGGCGTCCAGGTGCCGGCTTTCCAGGCGGTACGCGTGCACCGTGCGCACGCCCTGCAGGCTCTCCATCAGCAGCTGGGAGCGGGCTCCGACGGCGGCCCGCTCGGCGGCGTAGATCGGCGCCGACCGCGGCAGGTACCAGCGCAGCGCCAGCAGGTAGGTCGGCATCGCGGCCAGCCCGGCCAGGCCGAGCCGCCAGTCCAGGCCGAACATCGCGGTGACGCTGAGCAGGGCCAGGAACAGCGCCGAGATGACGGTCGGCATCACCTCGGCCACCGCCGTGCCGACCGCGGCCACGTCGGCGCCGACCCGGGCCAGCAGGTCACCGCGCCCGGCCCGGTCGAGCGTGTGCACGGGCAGCCGCAGGGCCACCCCGACGGTCTGTTCGCGCAGCCCGGCCAGGATCCGTTCGCCGAGCCGGCTCGCGAGCGTGGTGGTGGCGCCCGCGGCGACCCCGCCGAGCAGGGCGATCACAAGCACCAGCACGCCGATCGGCACCAGCGTGGCCGAGGCGGCGCCGTTCCGGACGAGGTCGATCAGCCGTCCGAGCGCGGTGACCGGCACGACCGAGGCGCCGGCCGCGCCGAGCCCGGCGGCGACGGTGACCGCGACCTCGATCCGGTGTGCCCGCAGCTGCCGGCAGAGCCAGGCCCACGTCTGTCTCGGGGTCGCGACCGGTAACGCATAGCTCACCGCAGCACCACCGTCCGGTAGTTCTCGTCGGTCGCCGCCAGCGAGGCGTGCGTCCCGGTGGCGACCACTTCGCCGTCGCGCAGCACGACGACCCGGTCGGTTATCGCCAGGAGCGCCGGTGACGTGGTGACCAGCAGCGTGCCGAGCGTGGAGCCGGGGCCGTGCCGCAGGGCGCGGATGCCGCGGGCGATGGCGCGCTCGGTCACCGCGTCGACCGCCGTGGTGGGCTCGTGCAGCACGAGCAGCGGGGGGCAGGCGAGCAGGGCGCGGGCCAGGGCGAGTCGTTGACGCTGGCCGCCCGAGAGCGCCGCTCCGCGGTCGGCGATGGCGTGGTCGAGCCCGTCGGGGTGGGCGGCCACCACGTCGTCGGCCGCCGAGGCGCGCAGGACGGCGGGCAGTTCGGACCCCGACGCGTCGATCAGGTTGTCGCGGATGGTGCCGGTGAACAGTTCCGGCAGGTGCGGCGCGACCAGCACGTCGGGCGATCCGTCGTCGAAGAGCGCGACCAGCGCCCCGGCGTCAGGCTCGGCCACCACCCCCACACATTCCCCCCGTACGGGGGAAATGGGGCTTTCGCCCGTGGGAGGCTCGGCGGGCACCTGGTCGAGCAGCGCGCGGATGCGTTCGGCCGACGCCCGGGAGGAGGCGAACCAGCCGGGCGCGACCGAGAGGGTGGCGAACGGCTCGCCCAGGAAAGCGGCCAGACCGATCACGGTCACCAGTTCGCCCGCCGTGATCCGGCCGGTCAGCGCGAACCACCCCGCCAGGATCGCGATGCCGCAGGCGACCAGCGTGCTCACGGTGTCCGAGGCCGCCTGGAACCAGCCCAGGGTCTTCGCGGCCCGCAGGGTGGCGGCGAGCGATTCGCGGCTGACCTCGCGATACCGGTCGGCTGCGGCGTCCTGCGCGCCGATCCCGCGCAGCGGCCGCAGCCCGGTGACCAGGTCGGTGGCGAGCGAGGCGGCCCGGCCCGCAACCTCCTGCCGGGTGGTGACACGGCGGGTGATCCGGGGCGCCGCGCGTTGCAGGCCGGCCAGCACGACCGGGGTGCCGATCAGCACGACCAGTCCCAGCGGCACGGAGATGAGGAACAGCCCGATGGCGCTGACCGCGGTGGCGACCAGCGCGCCGAACAGCCGCGGCAGATAGTCGAGCAGGTACGACGTGGTGTCGGCGTCGGTCGCCGAGAGGGTGAGAACGTCGCCGGTGCGCACGTCCGTGCGGGGGTCGAGCACTTTGGCGGCCACTTCCAGCCGCAACCGGTGGGCCTCGTCGGCGATCGCCCGCATGAGCTGACGGGCGCCCGTGCGATAGGCGACCGTCAGGACGAGGAAGAGGGCCCCGAGGACGCCGACCCAGAGGATCAGCATGGTGACGTCCTGAGTGGCGACCGCGCGGTCGACGATGATCCCGATCAGGATCGGGACGAGCGCCTCGCAGCCCTGGTGGACGCCGCTGAGCAGGCTGCCGCACGTGACGCGCCCACGGTTGCGGAGCAGCGCCCGCCCAAGGAGGTTCACGCCCGGCCGCGTGCATCGACAGTCATCAACCATCGACCTTGGCCCGGCGCCCCCGGCATAGCAAGAGGCGTTTCTTCCGTGACGATCTGTGATGTTCACCATTTTCACGGAGAGTAATTTCAGCCTACAGTGGGATCCGTCCGGTTGTTCCGTTCCGCCCGCTAGGACTTGATCGCATGACGCTGCCGTCCCCGATTCTGGCTCGGCGCTGCGCCGCCGCCCTGGCCGCGCACCCCGCCACCGGCCAGTTCGCCGCGCTCGCCGTGGCCTCGTCCGACCCGATGGCCGACGTCGCCCGCACCGTCGAGAGCCAGATCCTCGGGGCCGCGGCCCGCGATCATGCCGACCACGAGGACCAGAGCCTGTTCCTGCTGGTGCTCGACCGTGAGAGCAACCTGCCCGCGGCCGTCGGCCGGGTCGTCGAGGGTGGCGGCCGGACGCTCGACGACGCCCCCGGCCTCATCGGGCGCGACCTGTCCGACATCGTCGAGGCGCACGGCCTGCACGACGGCGGCAAGATCTGGGAGCTCGCCACGATCGGGGTGCTGCCCGCCCACCGCGGCGACAAGGCGGTGAGCTCGCTGCTGTATCGCACGTTCCTGCAGGCGGGACACCGCGCCGGCGTACGGCATGTGGTGGCTCTGCCCGACCGCCACGCCCACCGTGCCCTCGCGCTGCTCGGTGTCCCCTTCGTCGCGATGGCCGGGTCCGAGCCCTTCGACCACTTCGGCTCGGCCGGGACGCGGGCCGTCTACGTGCCGTTCGCCGGCCTGGAGCCGGCGATCGCCGAGCAGAGCGAACGGCTGAACCGGCCGGTGGGGCCGTTCGCGGGCGAGATCCGGGCGCGGGGCCTGCGCCGCCTGCTGGTCCGCCGGGCCGCCGCGCGCGTGTCGGAGCAGGTCGCCACCGGTTACGGCCTCAACGAGCAGATCGTGCTGCCCGGCCTCGAGCGCCGCCGTTTCCGCGGCCTCAAAACCAAGCGCTGACCCCGTACGGCCTCAAGCGCCCCCGGCAGGCAAGCCGTCTACCACCGCCCCAGCCGCGCCGACAAAACGGACAGAGCCGCCACGCCGGCGGTTGACGTGCGCAGAACCTCGCGCCCCAGCCGGACCGGGGTCGCCGCGCCGAAAGCCTCGACCTCGGCGTCGCTGATCCCGCCCTCCGGGCCGACCACCAGCACGATCTCTCCCGACGAGGGCAACTCGACGGTGGTCAGC from Paractinoplanes brasiliensis encodes the following:
- a CDS encoding ABC transporter ATP-binding protein yields the protein MSYALPVATPRQTWAWLCRQLRAHRIEVAVTVAAGLGAAGASVVPVTALGRLIDLVRNGAASATLVPIGVLVLVIALLGGVAAGATTTLASRLGERILAGLREQTVGVALRLPVHTLDRAGRGDLLARVGADVAAVGTAVAEVMPTVISALFLALLSVTAMFGLDWRLGLAGLAAMPTYLLALRWYLPRSAPIYAAERAAVGARSQLLMESLQGVRTVHAYRLESRHLDAINDASARARDLSVGVFALFTRFVGRISRAELLGLATILVAGFCYVRAGWGVTVGETAAAAVLFHRLYNPVSMILFTFDEIQAAGAGLARLVGVGTLAVAPAGTRTPADTDLTLRDVTFGYDERALVLRGISLRVAPGERVALVGSTGAGKTTVASIAAGLLRPGSGTATVGGVPVDQLVPGIVAIISQEAHVFAGPLIEDLRLADPDATIEAAEAALERVGALDWARGLPAGLATVVGEGGHPLTAAQAQQLALARLVLLDPAVAVLDEATAEAGSAGARELEESALAATKGRTTLLVAHRLTQAAGADRIVVLEHGEVVEEGTHDGLVAAGGRYAMLWSAWQSRS
- a CDS encoding ABC transporter transmembrane domain-containing protein, whose product is MNLLGRALLRNRGRVTCGSLLSGVHQGCEALVPILIGIIVDRAVATQDVTMLILWVGVLGALFLVLTVAYRTGARQLMRAIADEAHRLRLEVAAKVLDPRTDVRTGDVLTLSATDADTTSYLLDYLPRLFGALVATAVSAIGLFLISVPLGLVVLIGTPVVLAGLQRAAPRITRRVTTRQEVAGRAASLATDLVTGLRPLRGIGAQDAAADRYREVSRESLAATLRAAKTLGWFQAASDTVSTLVACGIAILAGWFALTGRITAGELVTVIGLAAFLGEPFATLSVAPGWFASSRASAERIRALLDQVPAEPPTGESPISPVRGECVGVVAEPDAGALVALFDDGSPDVLVAPHLPELFTGTIRDNLIDASGSELPAVLRASAADDVVAAHPDGLDHAIADRGAALSGGQRQRLALARALLACPPLLVLHEPTTAVDAVTERAIARGIRALRHGPGSTLGTLLVTTSPALLAITDRVVVLRDGEVVATGTHASLAATDENYRTVVLR